The following are from one region of the Lytechinus variegatus isolate NC3 chromosome 4, Lvar_3.0, whole genome shotgun sequence genome:
- the LOC121413897 gene encoding neurotrypsin-like, translating to MNGLQRKKYCIKSRKKWQETPFNACQCIDKHFFIFGKASNIMKIFALVLLALGPIFGIARGDAMDGLVRLNNRGSTNTNAGIVEVYYQGIWRTACAAPYWNSNAATVVCRQLGFTASADVANPGDYYSESVNQPTHTLLDDGLYCSGTEQFIADCMEERPDIGERCPNGEEFAAANCAENKRAEGYEDLKLRAAQLLLNLFHETKK from the exons ATGAATggattacaaagaaaaaaatattgcattaaaTCAAGGAAGAAGTGGCAAGAGACTCCATTCAATGCCTGTCAGTGCATCGATAAACATTTCTTCATCTTCGGGAAAGCATCGAATATTATGAAGATCTTCGCCCTCGTACTCTTGGCTCTTGGTCCAATCTTCGGGATCGCCAGAGGAGATGCAATGGATGGACTAG TTCGACTAAATAATAGAGGTTCGACAAACACAAACGCCGGCATTGTGGAGGTCTACTACCAAGGGATATGGAGAACAGCTTGTGCAGCTCCATACTGGAACTCCAACGCCGCTACGGTCGTATGTCGTCAACTTGGATTCACTGCTTCTGCCGACGTTGCGAACCCAGGGGATTACTACAGCGAAAGCGTCAATCAGCCAACCCACACGCTATTGGATGATGGCCTGTATTGTAGTGGTACCGAACAGTTCATTGCAGATTGCATGGAAGAGAGGCCGGATATTGGAGAAAGGTGCCCCAACGGAGAGGAATTCGCAGCTGCTAACTGCGCAG AAAACAAGAGGGCAGAAGGCTATGAAGATCTCAAACTTCGGGCTGCCCAACTTCTTCTTAACCTTTTCCATGAGACTAAGAAGTAG